The following are encoded together in the Streptomyces sp. NBC_01717 genome:
- a CDS encoding HAD family hydrolase — MPGLALFDLDGTLADRKSALSDAVTGLCRANALAPDAEQWLRTELVDRANAADFARLREVFDLEVPAAQLWQEYVSLMSAAVTCRPEVLEGLARLRAAAWTIGVITNGAGDIQRAKLAATGLAALVDGVAVSGDLEIRKPDLRLFELAASRCGVSLADGGWMVGDNPAGDIGGGHRAGLRTIWLRGRPWPDDLAVAHHDVDDVIGAITILLNETSE; from the coding sequence ATGCCCGGACTTGCGCTTTTCGATCTGGATGGCACGCTGGCCGACCGGAAGTCGGCGCTCAGCGACGCCGTGACCGGCCTGTGTCGGGCCAACGCCCTTGCTCCAGACGCTGAACAGTGGCTGCGCACCGAGCTGGTCGACCGCGCGAACGCCGCCGACTTTGCCCGTCTGCGGGAAGTCTTCGACCTGGAGGTGCCCGCCGCGCAGCTGTGGCAGGAGTACGTCAGCCTCATGTCGGCCGCCGTCACCTGCCGACCGGAGGTTCTTGAGGGCTTGGCCCGTCTGCGCGCTGCCGCGTGGACGATCGGTGTCATCACCAACGGGGCCGGCGACATCCAGCGCGCCAAACTGGCCGCGACCGGCCTCGCTGCCCTGGTCGACGGCGTCGCGGTCTCGGGCGACCTGGAGATCCGCAAGCCGGACCTGCGCCTTTTCGAACTCGCGGCATCCCGTTGCGGCGTGAGCCTCGCGGACGGCGGCTGGATGGTCGGCGACAACCCGGCCGGGGACATCGGCGGCGGACACCGGGCTGGCCTGCGCACCATTTGGCTCCGCGGCCGCCCATGGCCGGACGACCTCGCGGTCGCACACCATGATGTCGACGACGTCATCGGCGCCATCACCATCTTGCTCAACGAGACCTCGGAGTAG
- a CDS encoding NAD(P)-dependent oxidoreductase — protein sequence MSTTSSAPSPSCSTRPRSSTVNQPTVGILHPGSMGAAVAGCAVANAAAVLWCEAGRSTASAARAEQFGLTSVVTLTELLDRSDIVISLCPPAAAEDLARDVAKHGFTGVYVEANAINPVRTTRIAGLLGPDATVVDGGVIGSPPVRGKTPTLYLSGPADATERIEALFAGTAVRTATLGPEIGKASALKLSYASFQKTSRVLVALAFGMAREHGVDHELIEVASRRTDSYLAEPEYVAKTAARAWRWGPELEEAADTLAAAGLPPEMLRAAASTLARWHDVKDDSELTLTDALDRLVQP from the coding sequence ATGTCGACGACGTCATCGGCGCCATCACCATCTTGCTCAACGAGACCTCGGAGTAGCACCGTGAACCAGCCGACCGTCGGTATCCTCCACCCCGGCAGCATGGGCGCCGCCGTCGCCGGCTGCGCCGTGGCCAACGCAGCCGCGGTCCTGTGGTGCGAGGCCGGGCGCAGCACCGCTTCCGCAGCGCGCGCCGAGCAGTTCGGCCTGACGTCGGTGGTCACGCTGACCGAACTGCTGGACCGCAGCGACATTGTCATCAGCCTCTGCCCGCCGGCCGCCGCCGAGGACCTGGCGCGCGACGTGGCCAAGCATGGCTTCACCGGGGTGTACGTGGAGGCGAACGCGATCAACCCCGTTCGGACGACGCGGATTGCCGGGCTGCTTGGACCGGACGCGACTGTCGTGGACGGCGGCGTCATCGGCTCCCCGCCCGTCCGCGGTAAGACGCCGACGCTGTATCTGTCCGGCCCGGCCGATGCGACCGAGCGGATCGAAGCGCTCTTTGCGGGCACGGCCGTGCGGACGGCGACGTTGGGCCCGGAGATCGGGAAGGCGTCGGCGTTGAAGTTGTCGTACGCCAGTTTCCAGAAGACCTCACGCGTGCTGGTGGCGCTCGCGTTCGGCATGGCGCGCGAGCACGGCGTCGACCACGAGCTCATTGAGGTCGCCTCCCGGCGGACCGACTCGTACCTCGCGGAGCCTGAGTACGTGGCTAAGACCGCAGCGCGCGCTTGGCGCTGGGGACCAGAATTGGAGGAAGCCGCCGACACGCTCGCTGCCGCCGGCCTTCCGCCGGAGATGCTGCGCGCGGCCGCGTCCACGCTGGCACGGTGGCACGACGTCAAGGACGACAGCGAGCTCACGCTCACCGATGCCCTGGACCGACTCGTCCAGCCGTAG
- a CDS encoding phosphotransferase-like protein: MNPKQGVILYGPPAAGKDTVTTALTELNSKYAQFARLKVGTGKSAGYRMGTEEQLRELEAAGDVVYANARYGNTYVIDRPGVDAAFAAGVPVVHLGQVDGIRALVGGYPAGWTVVVLWCPREVTAQRSAGRGDSDTTARLAAWEATREDLDAHPDMNWDLTVDTATASPQDAARLIDQLLTQRAGVATA, encoded by the coding sequence GTGAACCCGAAGCAAGGCGTGATCCTGTACGGCCCACCGGCGGCGGGCAAGGACACCGTCACCACCGCGCTCACCGAGCTGAACTCGAAGTACGCGCAGTTCGCGCGACTCAAGGTTGGGACGGGCAAGTCCGCCGGCTACCGGATGGGCACAGAGGAGCAGCTACGCGAGCTGGAGGCTGCGGGCGATGTCGTCTACGCGAACGCGCGGTACGGCAACACGTACGTGATCGACCGGCCGGGCGTCGACGCGGCGTTCGCGGCCGGGGTGCCGGTGGTGCACCTCGGGCAGGTCGATGGCATCCGGGCTCTGGTCGGCGGCTACCCGGCCGGCTGGACCGTGGTGGTGCTGTGGTGCCCGCGCGAGGTGACCGCGCAGCGGTCTGCGGGGCGAGGAGACAGCGACACCACGGCGCGCTTGGCCGCGTGGGAGGCGACCCGTGAGGACCTGGACGCGCACCCGGATATGAACTGGGATCTGACCGTGGACACCGCGACGGCGTCCCCGCAGGACGCGGCGCGGCTCATCGACCAGTTACTGACGCAGCGGGCAGGAGTGGCGACGGCATGA
- a CDS encoding AAA family ATPase, protein MTMTEGQRVGKQRAGWRPDRLREQREGHGLTLERAGERLREVAERAKLKGIPAANPQTLWQHEQGEVFPGPHYRRAYCLLYRATEPDLGFRTALPGEETSFKLTPMDDRFNGAYVLAVERAIHRIAPGSGEADHFDLQQRIIDAWKRRHTGGDPHRPVLILVGGFAGSGKTELARFFVQLTGWPLLDKDPLTRPLVERLLVALGGDANDRHTDLYRKKVRPVEYDCLMQSAMANIKCGISTVLTAPFIAEMTDPAWMQRLSNRAGSMGVDVFPVWVRCDEESMREYIGFRSAARDAWKLARWEEYMATIDLELRPAVPHLVVDNRLGTAVTLADQARQAMGAMYA, encoded by the coding sequence ATGACGATGACGGAGGGGCAGAGGGTGGGGAAGCAGCGTGCAGGGTGGAGGCCGGACCGGCTGCGCGAGCAGCGGGAGGGACACGGCCTGACTCTGGAAAGGGCCGGTGAGCGTCTCCGGGAGGTCGCCGAGCGGGCCAAGTTGAAGGGCATCCCCGCCGCAAATCCTCAGACCTTGTGGCAGCACGAGCAGGGCGAGGTCTTCCCTGGTCCTCACTACCGGCGCGCTTACTGCCTCCTGTACCGGGCCACCGAGCCCGACCTCGGTTTCCGCACTGCCCTGCCGGGTGAGGAGACGTCCTTCAAGCTCACGCCGATGGACGACCGCTTCAACGGCGCGTATGTCCTGGCTGTTGAGCGGGCGATTCATCGCATTGCGCCGGGCTCGGGCGAAGCCGACCACTTCGACTTGCAGCAGCGCATCATCGACGCGTGGAAGCGCAGGCACACGGGCGGCGACCCGCACCGCCCGGTGCTCATCCTGGTCGGCGGGTTCGCCGGCAGTGGGAAGACCGAGCTTGCCCGCTTCTTCGTTCAGCTCACCGGTTGGCCGCTACTCGACAAGGACCCGCTCACCCGCCCGCTCGTGGAACGCCTTCTGGTCGCGCTGGGCGGCGACGCGAACGACAGGCACACCGATCTCTACCGGAAGAAGGTCCGGCCGGTGGAGTACGACTGCTTGATGCAGTCGGCCATGGCCAACATCAAGTGCGGTATCAGCACCGTGCTGACCGCCCCGTTCATCGCGGAGATGACGGATCCGGCCTGGATGCAGCGCCTGAGCAACCGCGCGGGATCGATGGGTGTCGACGTCTTCCCGGTGTGGGTTCGCTGCGACGAAGAGTCGATGCGCGAGTACATCGGATTCCGCTCCGCGGCCCGGGACGCGTGGAAGCTGGCGCGGTGGGAGGAGTACATGGCCACGATCGACCTGGAGCTGCGCCCGGCGGTGCCGCACCTGGTCGTCGACAACCGGCTGGGGACCGCGGTGACGCTCGCGGACCAGGCCCGGCAGGCGATGGGGGCGATGTACGCGTGA
- a CDS encoding GIY-YIG nuclease family protein: protein MYVYVIGVPGVLTAKIGVTSDLQRRLREIQNMSPVKLEVLWSCPGSNALEQAIHAHFAEARSHGEWFVFERDPVSTVRNAVESGLVVVVEKTSPTVESIEQPPPLDLSRTAHRAIWKSYADTRFTTVDAASRLGYTLVTLLGHLDELVDRGLARQRLPVRSDRAHQLFTVRRPV, encoded by the coding sequence GTGTACGTGTATGTGATCGGCGTTCCAGGTGTACTCACAGCAAAGATCGGCGTGACAAGCGACCTCCAGCGTCGGCTGCGCGAAATTCAGAACATGTCCCCCGTGAAGCTCGAGGTTCTGTGGAGCTGTCCTGGCAGCAACGCTCTCGAGCAAGCCATCCACGCTCACTTCGCCGAAGCTCGATCGCACGGGGAGTGGTTCGTGTTCGAGAGGGATCCGGTGTCTACGGTGCGGAACGCAGTTGAGAGCGGCCTGGTAGTAGTAGTCGAGAAGACCTCGCCGACGGTGGAGAGCATCGAGCAGCCTCCTCCGCTCGATCTCAGCCGAACTGCGCATAGAGCGATCTGGAAGTCCTACGCCGACACTCGCTTTACTACCGTGGACGCAGCATCGCGCCTCGGATACACCCTCGTCACGCTCCTCGGTCATCTCGACGAGCTCGTGGACCGTGGGCTTGCACGGCAACGGCTTCCAGTCCGATCGGACCGAGCCCATCAGCTCTTTACTGTCCGACGCCCGGTGTAA
- a CDS encoding GntR family transcriptional regulator, translating to MARTFDDKRSAHQKIAAGLRRQITRGDLAPGTQLPSTPALMEHYGVAGTTVQKALLMLKDEELLVGQPGKGVFVKGSTQQAISPAVYMPLPAAGEPYRWISEAEKRSQRGSSKLIEVAVVTPPSEVAQALRLEQDCQVLMRKQVLFLDEEPTELTRSYYPLDLAQGTAMMERRKIRGGTPTLLSELGYPPREFTDEVSSEIPTEDEVVALELPKDMPVLLTFRVVYSDNDRPIEVSLLAKAAHRYRMRYRLSVA from the coding sequence ATGGCGAGAACATTTGACGACAAGCGGTCGGCTCACCAGAAGATCGCCGCGGGCTTGCGACGCCAGATCACGCGGGGAGACTTGGCTCCCGGTACCCAGCTGCCTTCGACCCCTGCCCTGATGGAGCACTACGGCGTTGCCGGAACCACCGTCCAGAAAGCTCTCCTCATGCTGAAAGACGAAGAGCTCCTGGTCGGTCAACCCGGCAAGGGGGTGTTCGTCAAAGGCAGCACCCAGCAGGCCATTTCGCCAGCTGTGTACATGCCCCTTCCGGCTGCCGGAGAGCCTTACCGATGGATCAGCGAGGCCGAGAAGCGATCGCAGCGAGGCTCGTCCAAGCTGATTGAGGTAGCAGTGGTGACACCACCGAGTGAAGTGGCGCAGGCACTCAGACTGGAGCAGGACTGTCAGGTCCTTATGCGCAAGCAGGTGCTGTTCTTGGACGAGGAACCCACCGAGCTCACGAGGTCGTACTACCCGCTCGATCTGGCCCAAGGTACGGCGATGATGGAGCGCCGCAAGATCCGTGGTGGCACGCCCACGCTCCTCAGCGAATTGGGCTACCCACCAAGAGAGTTCACGGACGAGGTCTCCTCGGAGATCCCCACGGAGGACGAGGTGGTAGCACTCGAACTTCCCAAGGACATGCCAGTGCTGTTGACCTTCCGAGTCGTCTACTCGGACAACGACCGCCCGATCGAGGTGTCCCTGCTCGCGAAGGCTGCGCATCGGTATCGCATGAGATACCGGCTCAGCGTCGCCTGA
- a CDS encoding UTRA domain-containing protein — translation MSSDDAWMGEAQPYLAPRKPGERDAWSVEAATRGRRGSQRLLAVQEVDAPEPVRDFFGLDTSTKVVVRRRLITLDDQPVELADSYYPLHIARGTRLAEMGRIPGGAVTLLAKLGFTPESEPLEDVAASTATSAECGQLCLPVRTPVLVLTRFTTSTNGTPMEVSIMTMTRHLQYRQRKQAS, via the coding sequence GTGAGCAGCGATGATGCATGGATGGGTGAAGCGCAGCCGTATCTCGCACCACGCAAGCCAGGAGAGCGCGACGCCTGGAGTGTGGAGGCCGCTACGCGCGGCAGGAGAGGCAGTCAGCGCCTCCTTGCCGTGCAGGAGGTAGACGCTCCAGAGCCCGTGCGTGACTTCTTCGGCCTCGACACCAGCACGAAAGTGGTGGTCCGCCGCCGCCTGATCACGTTGGACGACCAGCCGGTCGAACTTGCCGACTCGTACTACCCCCTGCACATCGCCCGTGGCACCCGGCTTGCCGAGATGGGAAGGATTCCTGGCGGCGCGGTAACCCTGCTGGCCAAGCTGGGATTCACTCCCGAAAGCGAGCCCCTTGAAGATGTCGCCGCCTCCACTGCGACTTCGGCCGAGTGCGGACAGTTGTGCCTGCCGGTACGCACGCCCGTACTGGTTCTGACTCGATTCACTACGTCCACCAACGGCACGCCGATGGAGGTCAGCATCATGACCATGACGCGGCACCTCCAGTACCGACAGAGGAAGCAGGCCAGCTGA
- a CDS encoding FtsK/SpoIIIE domain-containing protein: MGKKQQYKHNNEDTYGQLAGAIGGLVIMFGVLAAIKDKLGLSWPATVLLTAGALVALGYLAWRLRTAVARLLAGDANAVVALSHDAPDKGADRAPVGAEAVPTHPGLTTVLSRAGAIGKDEVILADDVRTEQLPEVGTLYDFLVPLGRTHEDVAKKLGPVASMFGVTRLHLKLEASRKTERRVRLLVLDEPPFSRSFPAPTRSEIQTFAGVPLGHEVTGKLAGVATFDKASLLIGGMTQMGKTTLVNGLITCLLIAYGEFDLYLLDGKLCGLTKFEKLAVRYEASDSPVVLESILDELLARVDSRYTELQNAIRSRQPAPVFKPVFFIIDEAADFFTHNGTNESKDLVRRVEDKSRSLVAKSLESGISTVMLTQRPANDAIPVKVRDQFLYRMCLYVASEGSAKVALGDSYFDTVAPIHPALLDANIKGQGVLFANGTSTLIRGFNFPDQFIWETVDEAFTRREKAIPESPLKQAINLMQNNGVDFMPTPDLAASLGITETDPTERGKRLKALLDVPADKGPKGVRGYRLADLTAAAMSRS, translated from the coding sequence ATGGGGAAGAAACAGCAGTACAAGCACAACAACGAGGACACATACGGGCAGTTGGCCGGCGCGATCGGTGGCCTTGTCATCATGTTCGGCGTTCTGGCCGCCATCAAAGACAAGTTGGGCCTGTCTTGGCCGGCCACTGTTCTCCTTACCGCAGGGGCATTGGTCGCGCTCGGCTATCTGGCCTGGCGGCTCCGCACGGCCGTCGCTCGTCTGTTGGCGGGCGACGCGAACGCTGTCGTGGCCCTGAGCCATGATGCGCCCGACAAGGGCGCAGACAGGGCCCCTGTGGGTGCCGAGGCTGTCCCGACTCATCCGGGCCTGACCACGGTTCTGAGCCGGGCCGGGGCCATCGGCAAGGACGAGGTCATTCTCGCGGATGACGTCAGGACCGAGCAGCTGCCCGAGGTGGGGACCCTCTACGACTTCTTGGTGCCCCTGGGCCGTACGCATGAGGATGTCGCCAAGAAGCTGGGGCCTGTCGCGTCGATGTTCGGCGTTACCCGTCTGCATCTGAAGCTGGAGGCGAGCAGAAAAACCGAGCGCCGTGTGCGCTTGTTGGTGCTGGACGAACCTCCGTTCAGCCGCTCGTTCCCCGCGCCGACCCGCAGCGAGATCCAGACGTTCGCGGGAGTTCCGCTCGGGCATGAGGTAACCGGCAAGCTCGCCGGGGTGGCGACGTTCGACAAGGCGTCGCTGCTGATTGGCGGCATGACCCAGATGGGCAAGACGACGCTGGTCAACGGGCTCATCACATGCCTGCTGATCGCGTACGGCGAGTTCGATCTGTATCTGCTCGATGGGAAACTCTGTGGGCTGACAAAATTCGAGAAGCTTGCTGTCCGCTATGAGGCGTCCGATAGTCCGGTCGTTTTGGAGAGCATTCTCGATGAGCTGCTTGCCCGTGTGGACAGCCGGTATACGGAGTTGCAGAACGCCATCCGGTCTCGGCAGCCTGCACCGGTCTTTAAGCCGGTGTTCTTCATCATCGATGAGGCTGCCGACTTCTTCACCCACAACGGCACCAACGAATCGAAAGACTTGGTGCGCCGTGTAGAGGACAAGTCGCGGTCCCTGGTCGCGAAGTCTCTGGAATCCGGCATTTCCACGGTGATGCTGACCCAGCGCCCGGCAAACGATGCAATTCCGGTGAAGGTACGCGACCAATTCCTCTACCGAATGTGCCTGTACGTGGCATCGGAAGGCAGCGCAAAAGTCGCCCTCGGAGACTCATATTTCGACACGGTGGCCCCGATCCACCCGGCACTCCTCGACGCAAACATCAAGGGTCAGGGAGTCCTCTTCGCCAATGGGACGTCCACCCTGATTCGCGGATTCAACTTCCCGGACCAATTCATCTGGGAGACAGTCGATGAAGCGTTTACGCGACGAGAAAAAGCAATCCCTGAATCCCCACTCAAGCAGGCCATCAACCTGATGCAGAACAACGGGGTGGACTTCATGCCCACCCCCGACCTGGCCGCGTCCCTCGGAATCACGGAAACCGACCCAACAGAACGCGGTAAACGCTTGAAAGCGCTTCTCGACGTTCCCGCGGACAAAGGACCGAAGGGCGTACGCGGGTATCGACTGGCCGACCTCACCGCAGCCGCTATGTCCCGATCGTGA
- a CDS encoding NlpC/P60 family protein, which translates to MGPLRAAAAVSIGVGATAAVLVAGLVQAANENPAIGKVLSLSVPTKYRSLVEEAGKTCPEVSPNLLAALLTQESGFNPKASSPAGAQGIAQFMPSTWETHGIDGNSDGKRNVWDPEDAIPSAAGYLCDMAKDVNDVPGNKRNNMLAAYNAGSSAVHKYGGVPPYRETQNYVRSISALADVPSGGKITTTEQAATAINAASGKLGTPYSWGGGNTNGPSTGSCCSPNGSSGKNLKGFDCSGLTLYAYAKAGITLPRTAAQQYAASEPVKPGQKRPGDLLFYGNSPSSIHHVAIYVGSGYMIEAPRPGTSVRFSSIDSMSDLYAIARPLRHANKEI; encoded by the coding sequence GTGGGGCCGTTGCGTGCCGCTGCAGCCGTCTCCATCGGTGTAGGTGCCACTGCGGCCGTTCTCGTGGCCGGCCTCGTACAGGCCGCCAACGAGAACCCCGCCATAGGGAAGGTGCTCAGCCTGTCCGTGCCCACCAAATACAGGAGCTTGGTCGAGGAGGCAGGGAAGACCTGCCCCGAGGTCAGCCCGAACCTGTTAGCCGCCCTCCTCACCCAGGAATCCGGCTTCAACCCGAAAGCGTCCTCACCGGCCGGCGCTCAAGGCATCGCGCAATTCATGCCCTCCACGTGGGAGACCCACGGAATCGACGGCAACTCAGACGGCAAGCGCAATGTGTGGGACCCGGAGGACGCGATCCCCTCAGCAGCCGGATACCTGTGCGACATGGCCAAGGACGTCAACGACGTTCCCGGCAACAAGCGGAACAACATGCTCGCCGCCTACAACGCCGGGAGCAGCGCCGTCCACAAATACGGCGGCGTCCCTCCCTACCGGGAAACACAGAACTACGTCCGGTCCATCAGCGCACTCGCTGACGTTCCGTCCGGCGGAAAAATTACGACCACCGAACAAGCCGCCACCGCCATCAACGCAGCAAGCGGAAAACTCGGAACCCCTTATTCATGGGGCGGAGGCAATACAAATGGCCCCAGTACCGGGTCCTGCTGCTCCCCCAACGGGAGTTCCGGAAAGAACCTCAAGGGTTTCGACTGCTCCGGACTCACGCTCTATGCCTACGCCAAGGCCGGAATCACCCTGCCCCGCACGGCAGCACAGCAATATGCCGCCTCAGAACCGGTAAAGCCCGGACAGAAACGCCCCGGAGACCTCCTCTTCTACGGAAACAGCCCCAGCAGCATTCACCACGTCGCCATCTACGTGGGAAGCGGCTACATGATCGAGGCCCCCCGGCCCGGCACGTCAGTTCGCTTTTCCTCCATCGACTCAATGTCCGACCTGTATGCGATCGCACGCCCCCTACGTCACGCGAACAAGGAGATCTGA
- a CDS encoding L,D-transpeptidase family protein has protein sequence MKRSPRTLRTAAASTCAIAALTVFGAAQAPTIATASSDPATTTARHATTLQGNPNWPTTRSGNHGIAVTALQHLLTARGHAVSPDGAYGPRTAAAVRAFQTLHHLQADAVAGARTWKALVTTVRAGSHGSAVTAAQKLLTARGHAVSPDGAFGPRTAAAVKAFQTRSHLEADGVIGPRTWNALLTTSRSTQPTTPSTRPGTGTYTLKLTRNGNQPLNSRLALLRGGKVIDSYRAGSGMGSTDECLPDKGWLPSGTYKVKGHETNRGGWNYNPRVQIQGYAIQIEDKTCTPKPGGHERVQRTQMFIHSEMLADGTQAFDNPFNGDDWWRWDNAGDYSSNGCIKLAPNDLKDLFTHLNRAGWPKNLTLHVS, from the coding sequence ATGAAGCGCTCACCTCGCACCCTGCGCACCGCCGCCGCCAGCACCTGCGCCATCGCGGCCCTCACCGTGTTCGGCGCCGCACAAGCACCCACTATCGCCACCGCCAGCAGCGACCCGGCGACCACCACGGCTCGCCACGCCACCACCCTCCAGGGCAACCCGAACTGGCCCACGACACGCAGCGGCAACCACGGCATCGCCGTCACCGCCCTGCAGCATCTGCTTACCGCCCGCGGGCACGCCGTCTCCCCGGACGGGGCGTACGGCCCGCGCACGGCGGCGGCCGTTCGGGCCTTCCAGACCCTCCATCACCTCCAGGCCGACGCCGTGGCTGGCGCGAGGACCTGGAAGGCCCTCGTCACCACCGTCCGCGCCGGCAGCCACGGCTCCGCCGTCACCGCCGCCCAAAAGCTGCTCACCGCCCGCGGCCACGCCGTCTCCCCGGACGGGGCATTCGGCCCCCGCACGGCGGCTGCGGTCAAGGCCTTCCAGACCCGCAGCCACCTCGAAGCCGACGGCGTCATCGGCCCGAGGACCTGGAACGCCTTGCTCACCACGTCCAGGTCCACTCAGCCGACTACGCCGAGCACCAGGCCCGGAACCGGCACCTACACACTGAAGCTCACCAGGAACGGGAATCAGCCGCTCAACTCACGACTGGCGCTGCTCCGGGGCGGCAAGGTGATCGACTCCTACCGTGCCGGGTCAGGAATGGGCAGCACCGACGAGTGCCTGCCCGACAAGGGGTGGCTGCCCAGCGGGACCTACAAGGTCAAAGGGCACGAGACCAACCGCGGCGGTTGGAACTACAACCCCCGCGTGCAGATCCAGGGCTACGCCATCCAGATCGAGGACAAGACCTGCACTCCCAAGCCTGGCGGCCACGAGCGCGTCCAGCGCACGCAGATGTTCATCCACAGCGAGATGCTCGCCGACGGTACGCAGGCCTTCGACAACCCCTTCAACGGGGATGACTGGTGGCGCTGGGACAACGCCGGCGACTACAGCTCCAACGGCTGCATCAAGCTCGCACCCAACGACCTCAAGGACCTCTTCACCCACCTCAACCGGGCCGGCTGGCCCAAGAATCTGACACTCCACGTCAGCTGA
- a CDS encoding peptidoglycan-binding domain-containing protein codes for MNTTFTPRLRSIAASAASLVALGAIGAAASPDLAFAGDNRTVSQGARAQHLSSTLGRTATPAGGNIHAAAKAWPQLKSGSRGTDVRTAQYLLSAAGHNVTADGAFGPRTAGAVKAFQKRHGLKADGVVGPNTWHKLIRTIRQGSSGEAVKAAQVQLAAAGHNVTADGAFGPRTAGAVKAFQKRHGLKADGAVGPNTWHRLVVGTNVPAPHTPSGGGRLTNRQALAQLAAAGIKHPSGRTSLEGVRARTIQGVIALKKASGCPITITGGTESGHSVGPRSHAKGYKLDLRTRDEGTCVTNWIKNTQRKGKPRGNDPRWHGSLNGISLEYVYETPKRGGVHWDVTFS; via the coding sequence ATGAACACCACGTTCACTCCGCGTCTGCGGAGCATCGCCGCCTCTGCCGCTTCCTTGGTCGCCCTCGGCGCGATCGGCGCGGCCGCCTCCCCTGACCTCGCTTTTGCGGGTGACAACCGGACCGTTTCGCAGGGCGCCCGCGCCCAGCACCTGTCCTCCACCCTGGGCAGGACCGCCACGCCGGCAGGCGGAAACATCCACGCCGCTGCGAAGGCATGGCCGCAACTGAAGAGCGGATCCCGGGGGACGGACGTGCGCACCGCCCAGTACCTCCTTTCCGCCGCCGGGCACAACGTCACCGCGGACGGGGCGTTCGGGCCGCGTACGGCGGGTGCGGTGAAGGCGTTCCAGAAGCGCCACGGCCTCAAGGCCGACGGAGTCGTCGGCCCGAACACCTGGCACAAGCTGATCCGCACCATCCGCCAGGGCTCGAGCGGCGAGGCCGTCAAGGCCGCACAGGTCCAGCTCGCCGCCGCCGGGCACAACGTCACCGCGGACGGGGCGTTCGGGCCGCGTACGGCGGGTGCGGTGAAGGCGTTCCAGAAGCGCCACGGCCTCAAGGCCGACGGAGCCGTCGGCCCGAACACCTGGCACAGGCTCGTCGTCGGCACGAACGTCCCCGCCCCCCACACCCCGTCCGGCGGGGGCCGCCTGACCAACCGGCAGGCCCTGGCACAGCTCGCCGCTGCCGGCATCAAGCACCCCTCCGGCCGCACCAGCCTCGAAGGCGTGCGCGCCCGCACCATCCAGGGCGTCATCGCCCTCAAGAAGGCCAGCGGCTGCCCCATCACCATCACCGGCGGCACCGAGTCCGGCCACAGCGTCGGCCCCCGCTCCCACGCCAAGGGCTACAAGCTCGACCTGCGCACCCGCGACGAGGGCACCTGCGTCACCAACTGGATCAAGAACACCCAGCGCAAGGGCAAGCCGCGCGGCAATGACCCTCGCTGGCACGGCAGCCTCAACGGCATCTCCCTCGAGTACGTCTACGAGACCCCCAAGCGGGGCGGCGTCCACTGGGACGTCACCTTCAGCTGA
- a CDS encoding DUF2690 domain-containing protein has translation MDVQREAGVRGGQKPGAARAELGKLLTRWRTECGLSQTRLASKVHSNQPTISRWEKGQLLPSAEAIEAVWHVRSAPERAHRPDNEELQTALLLRRHAEAEPRPPRPQEPSQPEPKAAQQAKKKWVWAAVATVCVAAIAAVVTVWATGDDDPAQAAKPGSTASALVFPTAAATATCAGATCASMEPATTICSKDAVTAFVERKYGATVELRYSPHCRAAWAKMSRTSPGDRILITPKKGNTEEYRQQTGHDAHTPMVPATRPQDAQACAHIQDRGTICATTPVTATAATSPS, from the coding sequence ATGGACGTGCAACGGGAGGCCGGCGTGCGGGGCGGTCAGAAGCCGGGGGCGGCCCGCGCCGAGCTGGGCAAGCTGCTCACGCGGTGGCGCACCGAGTGCGGGCTGAGTCAGACCCGGCTCGCCAGCAAGGTGCACTCGAATCAGCCGACGATCTCCCGCTGGGAGAAGGGCCAGCTGCTCCCCTCGGCTGAGGCGATCGAGGCGGTATGGCATGTCCGCTCGGCCCCCGAGCGCGCGCACCGGCCGGACAACGAAGAGCTTCAGACGGCTCTGCTGCTGCGCCGGCACGCGGAGGCAGAACCAAGGCCGCCGCGGCCCCAGGAACCGTCGCAGCCGGAGCCAAAAGCCGCGCAGCAGGCGAAGAAGAAGTGGGTATGGGCGGCGGTCGCCACCGTGTGTGTGGCCGCCATCGCCGCCGTCGTGACGGTTTGGGCCACCGGTGACGACGACCCCGCTCAAGCCGCGAAGCCGGGCTCGACGGCTTCCGCTCTTGTGTTCCCGACAGCTGCGGCCACAGCTACCTGTGCCGGTGCGACCTGCGCCTCGATGGAACCAGCAACCACCATCTGCTCAAAAGACGCCGTCACCGCCTTCGTCGAGCGCAAGTACGGGGCAACCGTCGAACTGCGCTACAGCCCGCACTGCCGGGCGGCATGGGCCAAAATGAGTCGCACCTCCCCCGGTGACCGGATCCTCATCACCCCCAAGAAGGGCAACACCGAGGAATACCGGCAGCAGACCGGACACGACGCTCACACCCCCATGGTCCCGGCCACCCGCCCCCAAGACGCCCAAGCCTGCGCACATATCCAAGACCGCGGAACCATCTGCGCCACCACCCCCGTCACAGCCACCGCGGCGACCAGCCCAAGCTAG